One Marasmius oreades isolate 03SP1 chromosome 2, whole genome shotgun sequence DNA segment encodes these proteins:
- the RPL2 gene encoding 60S ribosomal protein L2 has protein sequence MGRVIRTQRRSHAIFKSHTHHNKAPAQLRALDFAERNGYVRGVVKEIIHDAGRGAPLARVVFRDPYRYKLRKETFVATEGLHTGAFVYCGKKAALTVGNVLPISQCPEGTIVCNVEEKVGDRGALARTSGNYATVIGHSPDDNKTRIRLPSGAKKTIAGGARATIGIVAGGGRIDKPLLKAGRAYHKYKAKRYKWVDI, from the exons ATGGGTCGGGTCATTCGAACACAGAGGCGTTCGCACGCAATC ttcaaatcgcaCACCCACCACAACAAGGCCCCCGCACAACTTCGTGCCCTAGATTTTGCAGAGAGGAACGGTTATGTCCGGGGTGTTGTCAAGGAAATTATTCACGACGCTGGCCG TGGTGCCCCCCTTGCCCGTGTAGTTTTCCGTGACCCCTACCGATACAAGCTTCGCAAAGAGACTTTCGTCGCCACTGAAGGCCTACACACCGGTGCTTTCGTCTACTGTGGCAAAAAGGCTGCTCTCACTGTCGGAAACGTTCTTCCCATCTCTCAATGCCCTGAAGGAACTATCGTTTGCAACGTTGAAGAGAAAGTAGGCGACCGTGGCGCTCTTGCTCGCACATCCGGCAACTACGCTACCGTCATCGGTCACTCTCCTGATGACAACAAGACCCGTATTAGACTGCCAAGTGGTGCAAAGAAGACGATTGCTGGTGGTGCAAGGGCGACAATTGGTATCGTCGCTGGTGGTGGAAGGATCGACAAACCTTTGCTCAAGGCCGGAAGAGCGTATCACAAATACAAGGCCAAACGTTACAAGTGGGTTGATATCTGA
- the RPL2 gene encoding 60S ribosomal protein L2, variant 2, translating to MGRVIRTQRRSHAIFKSHTHHNKAPAQLRALDFAERNGYVRGVVKEIIHDAGRGAPLARVVFRDPYRYKLRKETFVATEGLHTGAFVYCGKKAALTVGNVLPISQCPEGTIVCNVEEKVGDRGALARTSGNYATVIGHSPDDNKTRIRLPSGAKKTIAGGARATIGIVAGGGRIDKPLLKAGRAYHKYKAKRYNWPRTRGVAMNPVDHPHGGGNHQHIGKASTIARSAVPGQKVGLIAARRTGLLRGTVKVKEV from the exons ATGGGTCGGGTCATTCGAACACAGAGGCGTTCGCACGCAATC ttcaaatcgcaCACCCACCACAACAAGGCCCCCGCACAACTTCGTGCCCTAGATTTTGCAGAGAGGAACGGTTATGTCCGGGGTGTTGTCAAGGAAATTATTCACGACGCTGGCCG TGGTGCCCCCCTTGCCCGTGTAGTTTTCCGTGACCCCTACCGATACAAGCTTCGCAAAGAGACTTTCGTCGCCACTGAAGGCCTACACACCGGTGCTTTCGTCTACTGTGGCAAAAAGGCTGCTCTCACTGTCGGAAACGTTCTTCCCATCTCTCAATGCCCTGAAGGAACTATCGTTTGCAACGTTGAAGAGAAAGTAGGCGACCGTGGCGCTCTTGCTCGCACATCCGGCAACTACGCTACCGTCATCGGTCACTCTCCTGATGACAACAAGACCCGTATTAGACTGCCAAGTGGTGCAAAGAAGACGATTGCTGGTGGTGCAAGGGCGACAATTGGTATCGTCGCTGGTGGTGGAAGGATCGACAAACCTTTGCTCAAGGCCGGAAGAGCGTATCACAAATACAAGGCCAAACGTTACAA CTGGCCTCGTACTCGTGGTGTTGCTATGAACCCCGTCGATCATCCTCACGGTGGCGGTAACCACCAGCATATTGGAAAAGCATCGACAATCGCCCGCTCTGCTGTTCCCGGTCAGAAAGTCGGTCTTATTGCCGCTCGTCGG ACTGGTCTGCTCCGTGGTACTGTCAAAGTCAAGGAGGTGTAA